A region from the Canis lupus baileyi chromosome 27, mCanLup2.hap1, whole genome shotgun sequence genome encodes:
- the LOC140619250 gene encoding uncharacterized protein isoform X1, whose product MGGGVSLRGDGPLCALRDSRVPLPRRSSGLPRAAMPASSTIHVLQLLRELLAFVLLSYTVLIGALLLAGWTTYFLVLK is encoded by the coding sequence ATGGGGGGAGGGGTGAGCTTGCGGGGCGACGGTCCTCTTTGCGCGCTCAGGGACTCCCGAGTGCCCCTGCCCCGTAGGTCCTCGGGCCTCCCGCGCGCGGCGATGCCAGCCTCGTCCACCATCCACGTGCTGCAGCTGCTGCGGGAGCTGCTGGCCTTCGTGCTCCTCAGCTACACGGTGCTCATCGGGGCGCTGCTGCTGGCTGGCTGGACCACCTACTTCCTGGTGCTGAAGTGA
- the LOC140619250 gene encoding uncharacterized protein isoform X2: MPASSTIHVLQLLRELLAFVLLSYTVLIGALLLAGWTTYFLVLK, encoded by the coding sequence ATGCCAGCCTCGTCCACCATCCACGTGCTGCAGCTGCTGCGGGAGCTGCTGGCCTTCGTGCTCCTCAGCTACACGGTGCTCATCGGGGCGCTGCTGCTGGCTGGCTGGACCACCTACTTCCTGGTGCTGAAGTGA